A portion of the Simkania negevensis Z genome contains these proteins:
- the uvsE gene encoding UV DNA damage repair endonuclease UvsE, with protein MIRLGLCCIFYEEPIKFRTTTAAYLSRSEKPYDHIDAIVRDNIQALLKAMTYCVLHNIGSFRINSQFLPLCSHPDWMYTLADLPNGKEHLEEIEKCRLYREEKGLRLVLHPDQFVVLNSPKKEVVESSIAELTYHAMLADLLEIDVINIHGGGVYGNKTEALARLKSHYKSLDTSIKKRLTFENDDKSYTPSDLLPICNELGAPFVYDVHHHRCLKDNMLTQEVTEAALKTWNREPLFHISSPLEGWEGSKPQRHHDFINPDDFPDCWKSLSVTVEIEAKAKEVAIQKLQTALEHRSVKLWKATT; from the coding sequence ATGATACGTTTAGGGCTTTGTTGCATTTTTTACGAAGAACCGATCAAGTTCCGCACTACAACAGCGGCATATCTTAGCCGCAGCGAAAAGCCATATGATCACATCGATGCCATTGTTAGAGACAACATTCAGGCCCTTTTGAAAGCCATGACCTACTGTGTCTTGCATAACATCGGCTCTTTCCGCATAAACAGTCAATTTCTTCCCCTTTGCTCTCATCCTGACTGGATGTACACCCTTGCTGATTTACCTAACGGCAAAGAGCATCTAGAAGAAATCGAGAAGTGTCGGCTCTATCGTGAAGAAAAGGGGTTGCGCCTTGTTTTACATCCCGATCAATTCGTGGTGCTGAATTCCCCCAAAAAAGAGGTCGTAGAAAGTTCCATTGCCGAACTCACTTACCACGCAATGCTAGCCGATTTACTGGAGATTGATGTGATCAATATTCATGGGGGTGGAGTTTACGGCAACAAAACTGAAGCACTTGCCCGTTTAAAAAGTCATTACAAATCACTTGATACAAGCATCAAAAAGCGGCTGACATTTGAAAACGATGACAAGAGTTATACCCCTTCTGATCTACTTCCTATTTGCAACGAACTCGGAGCTCCATTTGTCTATGATGTGCATCATCACCGGTGTTTAAAAGACAACATGCTCACTCAAGAAGTCACAGAAGCTGCTCTCAAGACATGGAATCGGGAACCTCTTTTTCATATTTCTAGTCCCCTAGAAGGATGGGAAGGGTCCAAACCACAACGGCACCATGATTTTATCAATCCGGATGATTTCCCCGATTGTTGGAAAAGTCTGAGCGTCACAGTTGAAATCGAAGCAAAAGCAAAAGAAGTTGCAATTCAGAAGTTGCAAACCGCTTTAGAGCATAGAAGCGTCAAGCTTTGGAAAGCCACCACATGA
- a CDS encoding SDR family oxidoreductase, with translation MRILLTGANGYIGTRLLSFLVKEGHEVLAIARRADSVRIPEGFEKQVNVLAADLLDIKSLAKIPKDLDAAYYLVHSMARKYDDFEQLDQKAAHNFVEMVNATSCRQVIYLTGLISNHTLSKHLRSRLEVETILKTAKCPLTSLRAGIIIGSGSASFEIIRDLVEKLPIMVAPKWVLSRCQPIAVRDVIHYLIKVLGHKDCLGRTFDIGGPDVLTYKEMLLGYAKIRKLFRLILPIPVLTPRLSSYWLILITSTNYFIARSLIESVKNDAICKENSIQSIFPKKCMNYQKALKQALDKIAADQVLSTWKDSWTSSDLGELTADDVEVPKHGCLSMSVRAPFRTHPEEVFARVQQLGDKKGWCYMNWAWRYRGFFDRAIGGVGMRKGRRSQNELKSGDVVDFWRVLHIDSKKYRLLLLAEMKVPGDAWLEFKIEQTEKECALIQTAIFRPKGVFGRIYWYTFYPIHLIMFPGMLRKLVKGLT, from the coding sequence ATGCGCATACTACTGACTGGAGCAAACGGTTACATTGGAACACGACTTCTTTCTTTTCTTGTTAAGGAAGGGCATGAAGTTCTAGCAATCGCACGTCGTGCAGATAGTGTTCGTATCCCCGAGGGATTTGAAAAACAAGTGAATGTCCTTGCTGCCGATCTATTAGATATCAAATCCTTAGCAAAGATTCCCAAAGATCTAGATGCAGCATACTACCTCGTCCATTCAATGGCTCGTAAGTACGACGACTTTGAGCAGCTTGACCAAAAAGCTGCCCACAACTTTGTCGAAATGGTGAATGCGACGAGTTGCCGCCAAGTGATTTACCTTACAGGACTGATTTCGAACCACACCCTCTCAAAACATTTAAGATCACGCTTAGAAGTGGAAACAATTTTGAAAACGGCGAAGTGTCCCCTTACCTCGCTGCGAGCAGGAATCATTATTGGTTCTGGAAGTGCTTCTTTTGAAATTATCCGTGATCTTGTGGAAAAATTACCCATCATGGTGGCTCCGAAGTGGGTGCTCAGCCGCTGCCAGCCCATTGCAGTTAGGGATGTCATTCATTATCTCATTAAAGTTTTAGGGCACAAAGATTGCTTGGGTCGAACATTCGATATTGGAGGTCCAGATGTATTGACTTATAAAGAGATGCTACTCGGTTATGCCAAAATACGAAAACTTTTCCGCTTGATTCTCCCTATTCCAGTTTTAACTCCTCGCCTCTCGTCTTATTGGCTCATTTTGATCACATCGACAAACTACTTTATTGCTCGCTCTCTCATAGAAAGTGTCAAGAACGACGCTATCTGCAAAGAAAACAGCATTCAATCGATTTTCCCAAAAAAATGTATGAATTACCAAAAGGCTCTCAAGCAAGCTCTTGATAAAATTGCCGCAGATCAAGTCTTATCGACTTGGAAGGACAGTTGGACCTCAAGTGATTTAGGTGAACTGACAGCAGATGACGTCGAAGTTCCCAAGCATGGGTGCTTATCTATGAGCGTGAGAGCCCCTTTTCGTACCCACCCAGAAGAAGTGTTCGCAAGGGTGCAACAACTTGGAGACAAAAAAGGGTGGTGTTACATGAATTGGGCGTGGCGTTACCGTGGTTTTTTCGATCGGGCCATTGGAGGAGTTGGAATGCGCAAAGGGCGTCGGAGTCAAAACGAGCTCAAGTCAGGTGATGTCGTTGACTTTTGGCGTGTTCTCCACATCGATTCGAAAAAATACCGACTCCTACTTCTTGCCGAAATGAAAGTTCCGGGCGATGCTTGGCTCGAGTTCAAAATCGAGCAAACTGAGAAAGAATGTGCCCTCATTCAAACAGCCATTTTTCGACCAAAAGGGGTTTTTGGTCGCATTTATTGGTACACTTTTTATCCTATTCATCTGATTATGTTTCCTGGGATGTTACGTAAATTGGTTAAAGGATTGACATGA
- a CDS encoding ATP-binding protein, producing the protein MLLMTQVNKPALLRRLFQLGCEYSGQILSFQKMVGQLQDAGNTTTLSHYLELLTRAGVLTGLSKYAKQTVRRKGSSPKFQVFNTALMSALSGRTFEEAKEDKVFWGRLTESAVGATLVNGIRGTQVELFYWKEGAKEVDFVLKKGQLVVAFEVKSGDRKEKLSGMNEFKQAFPKSKLLLVGNRGISLEDFFKTPILHWFS; encoded by the coding sequence ATCCTTCTCATGACACAAGTCAATAAACCTGCATTGCTTCGACGTCTTTTTCAACTTGGTTGCGAATATTCGGGGCAGATCCTTTCGTTTCAAAAGATGGTAGGGCAGTTGCAAGATGCTGGAAATACAACCACCCTTTCACATTACCTTGAGCTCTTAACTAGGGCGGGTGTTTTGACTGGTTTAAGCAAGTATGCGAAGCAAACTGTCCGAAGAAAAGGCTCTAGTCCCAAATTTCAGGTATTTAATACAGCCCTAATGAGTGCTCTGAGTGGAAGAACTTTTGAGGAAGCAAAAGAGGATAAAGTGTTTTGGGGAAGATTAACTGAGTCGGCAGTTGGGGCTACATTAGTTAATGGAATCCGAGGAACACAAGTTGAGTTATTCTATTGGAAAGAAGGAGCGAAAGAAGTAGACTTTGTCTTGAAAAAAGGACAGTTAGTCGTTGCATTCGAAGTCAAAAGTGGAGACCGCAAAGAAAAACTTTCTGGGATGAATGAATTCAAACAGGCTTTTCCAAAAAGTAAACTTCTTCTTGTGGGGAATAGGGGAATTTCCCTGGAGGACTTTTTCAAAACTCCCATCTTGCATTGGTTTTCATAA
- a CDS encoding glycosyltransferase family A protein, whose product MKKFLIVTCALAFVVFAYFSLRHLVPITGLPTENRETFAIQNHLQTFHPIQEDKNFVIVILGENAEDSCERQLKSIFNQTYSAYQILYLDNGSTDQTADKVKTFCEKENKAGRLTLVCHKQKKADMQVVYDAIHQLSPQDIVVYLEGNDWLSHENVLDHLNCAYAHPDVWLTYSRAIRHPDYQQVEGKPFSDRFLQEKKFREQGTLPLPSLVTFPVAYFKEIRLEDLLFNGRFVAERASLAFLYPLLEMGPTHVLFMDEVMLVKNDTTVEGDHKEHLHQLMAIESYLRSLKSYPTLSQLRLSPGAQNAHRLKGDILIFSEDSPLHLYACLESLYLKVRDVNEIYVIYQSRDQSFGRAYLNLKNEFPTVQFLDVCDYPGNDFESLLTKTLENKRYGAPFVLITDDHFVFEQKLMLHECITSLEKVHADHFFLNLDEKVANSPLPEAIQITDGTYAWQLGEEGQKQSPFMCLSRKAVLDIGLASHRVQDLAAFKQLWKKLLPSHSVALFYEEKKALPLKLEKEETLTQKKDWGNKFNEGYKIDLPSLLCEMDELQKGDYPLIKRERKKLSTTQ is encoded by the coding sequence ATGAAAAAATTTTTGATCGTTACCTGCGCACTTGCTTTTGTTGTTTTTGCTTACTTTAGTTTGCGACATCTCGTTCCCATCACAGGATTACCCACAGAAAACCGGGAGACGTTTGCGATTCAAAACCACCTGCAAACATTTCATCCGATTCAGGAAGATAAGAACTTTGTTATTGTCATTTTAGGAGAAAATGCAGAAGATTCATGCGAAAGGCAGCTCAAGTCCATTTTCAACCAAACCTATAGTGCTTACCAGATCCTCTATTTAGATAATGGCTCTACAGATCAAACCGCAGATAAAGTTAAAACATTTTGTGAAAAGGAAAACAAGGCAGGTCGTCTGACCCTTGTTTGTCACAAGCAGAAAAAAGCTGATATGCAAGTCGTTTACGATGCCATTCATCAGTTAAGTCCACAAGACATCGTTGTTTATCTTGAGGGAAATGACTGGCTTTCCCATGAAAATGTTCTCGATCATTTGAATTGTGCCTATGCCCATCCAGATGTCTGGCTAACATATAGCCGAGCCATTCGTCACCCTGATTACCAGCAAGTAGAAGGTAAACCCTTTTCTGATAGATTTTTACAAGAGAAAAAATTCCGAGAGCAGGGAACTCTTCCTTTGCCCTCGCTTGTAACCTTTCCCGTCGCCTATTTTAAAGAGATTCGTCTAGAAGATCTTCTCTTTAATGGCCGCTTCGTCGCTGAGCGAGCCTCGCTAGCATTTCTTTACCCCCTTTTAGAAATGGGGCCCACCCATGTCTTATTTATGGATGAAGTGATGCTTGTGAAAAACGATACGACAGTTGAAGGGGACCACAAAGAGCACCTCCATCAGCTGATGGCCATTGAATCCTATCTACGTTCTCTCAAGTCTTATCCGACATTAAGCCAGCTTAGACTCAGTCCAGGAGCTCAAAATGCTCATCGGTTGAAAGGAGACATTTTGATCTTTTCTGAAGATAGCCCCTTACATCTCTATGCTTGCTTAGAGTCACTCTACTTAAAGGTACGCGATGTCAATGAAATCTATGTGATCTATCAAAGTCGTGACCAATCCTTTGGTCGGGCTTATCTCAACCTAAAAAATGAGTTTCCCACTGTACAGTTTTTAGATGTATGTGACTATCCAGGAAATGATTTTGAGTCGCTTCTTACTAAGACTTTAGAAAACAAGCGGTATGGAGCCCCTTTTGTTCTCATCACGGACGATCACTTTGTGTTTGAGCAAAAACTTATGCTACATGAATGCATCACTTCCCTTGAAAAAGTCCACGCCGATCATTTCTTTTTAAATCTCGATGAAAAGGTTGCCAATTCTCCATTGCCTGAAGCCATTCAAATTACAGATGGTACCTATGCGTGGCAACTAGGCGAAGAAGGACAAAAGCAGTCTCCTTTCATGTGCCTCAGCCGCAAAGCTGTTTTAGATATTGGTTTAGCTTCCCATCGAGTGCAGGATTTGGCAGCATTTAAGCAGCTTTGGAAAAAGCTCCTTCCTTCTCATTCCGTCGCCCTTTTCTATGAAGAGAAAAAGGCCCTTCCTTTGAAGCTCGAGAAAGAAGAAACTCTCACTCAGAAGAAAGACTGGGGCAATAAGTTCAATGAGGGATACAAGATTGATCTGCCCTCACTCCTCTGCGAGATGGATGAGCTCCAAAAAGGGGACTATCCCCTCATCAAGCGTGAAAGGAAAAAACTAAGTACAACTCAATAA
- a CDS encoding protein-tyrosine phosphatase family protein translates to MSFLVQSGTDLYQTAIEQDRVSSQDIMNYHAVAPLTHKRALNAVEVDYRVQEATKGVFKKIGDFFGKIINGDSLMQKIGLAILVGAVAGIAAAFFFSNPIGWIVFGSVVVVTLIAQLIIPTIKDAYVHDVGFGQMLAFKFSAWKRSLNDKNYDHVFTAQNGAKIFLGALPNHNTFDLSQLVLGENIGAVISVNEPWERKEIGVSRPYTSQEYRDAGINYYRVDADDHRLLERNELVYIADAIDMELAQGRNVYIHCRAGVGRSAMGVAAYLMMFQDMSADAAANQIKHGGGDGKYYAPGRKDSTIMRKLDDKVDKHSEIQVGLRNIELFDQFVNQ, encoded by the coding sequence GTGTCTTTTTTAGTTCAATCCGGAACAGATTTATATCAGACTGCCATTGAGCAAGATAGGGTATCTTCGCAAGATATTATGAATTATCATGCGGTGGCTCCTCTAACACACAAAAGAGCTCTAAATGCAGTAGAAGTAGATTATCGGGTCCAAGAGGCTACCAAAGGGGTTTTCAAGAAAATAGGAGACTTTTTTGGTAAAATTATTAACGGCGATAGCTTAATGCAAAAAATTGGGCTCGCAATCTTGGTTGGAGCCGTGGCAGGTATTGCGGCTGCTTTCTTTTTCTCAAACCCCATCGGTTGGATTGTTTTTGGTTCTGTTGTTGTAGTGACATTGATCGCGCAGCTGATCATCCCAACAATTAAAGATGCCTATGTCCATGATGTTGGGTTTGGTCAGATGTTGGCCTTTAAATTCAGTGCATGGAAACGGAGTCTAAATGACAAAAACTACGATCATGTTTTCACAGCCCAAAATGGAGCGAAGATTTTCCTCGGAGCTCTGCCCAATCATAACACCTTTGATCTTTCTCAGCTTGTATTAGGCGAGAATATCGGAGCGGTTATCTCTGTTAACGAACCTTGGGAAAGGAAAGAAATTGGAGTTTCCCGACCTTACACGAGTCAAGAGTATAGGGATGCTGGCATCAATTATTATCGTGTTGATGCTGATGATCATCGACTTTTAGAGCGAAATGAATTGGTCTATATAGCTGATGCAATTGATATGGAGCTAGCTCAAGGAAGAAATGTTTACATTCATTGTCGCGCAGGTGTTGGTCGTTCTGCGATGGGAGTTGCTGCTTACTTAATGATGTTTCAAGATATGAGTGCTGATGCAGCAGCAAATCAAATTAAACATGGAGGTGGAGATGGTAAGTACTATGCACCCGGCCGCAAAGATTCGACCATTATGAGAAAACTAGACGATAAGGTCGATAAACATAGTGAGATTCAGGTAGGGCTCAGAAATATTGAACTATTTGATCAATTCGTGAATCAATAG
- a CDS encoding tetratricopeptide repeat protein gives MSKTEWLDLLGWSADEMEDIRFVGYSYVKQGKYQEALKFFEALVVLAEDNLYDLQTLGAIYLETGNNLSALNYLERALKIDSSHEPTLLNRAKALFLLGYKRQALAQSSQLERSSDALVANQARALTLAYS, from the coding sequence ATGAGCAAAACAGAGTGGTTAGACTTACTGGGATGGAGCGCAGATGAGATGGAAGATATCCGTTTTGTAGGATACTCTTACGTCAAGCAAGGAAAATATCAAGAAGCTTTAAAATTTTTCGAAGCCCTAGTTGTGCTTGCAGAAGACAATCTGTACGATCTCCAAACCCTTGGGGCCATCTATCTTGAAACAGGAAACAACCTTTCCGCTCTCAACTATCTCGAAAGAGCGCTCAAGATTGACTCCTCTCATGAACCTACCCTACTCAATCGGGCAAAAGCGCTTTTCTTACTGGGATACAAAAGACAGGCTCTAGCTCAATCAAGTCAGCTCGAGCGTAGCTCTGATGCGCTTGTGGCAAACCAAGCCCGCGCTCTCACTCTCGCATATTCTTAA
- a CDS encoding DUF5399 domain-containing protein encodes MAEPRTIDNLGIETSVRWATDQEFLDKSIISEAPRISKQTVIDVYAPFYTSEFDLIFQTKQRHQQWAAFFAPPGYTTQKMRIFTFQVIPSLGTEEFQQAQMQKIKERCDLNKMKRKEKKSAGQTSTYAWEDERDEEEEQKESKTLLDLLEYIHSLDKLLSAINARRSQYSKG; translated from the coding sequence ATGGCAGAACCACGTACAATAGATAATCTTGGCATTGAGACCTCAGTGCGTTGGGCTACCGACCAAGAATTCCTCGATAAATCGATCATTAGCGAAGCCCCTCGCATCTCGAAACAAACCGTTATTGACGTCTATGCCCCTTTCTACACGAGTGAGTTCGATCTCATCTTCCAAACGAAGCAACGGCATCAACAATGGGCTGCCTTTTTTGCCCCTCCTGGATATACAACTCAAAAAATGCGTATCTTCACGTTTCAGGTGATTCCCTCGCTCGGAACAGAAGAGTTTCAGCAAGCTCAAATGCAAAAAATCAAAGAGCGGTGCGACCTCAACAAAATGAAGCGAAAGGAAAAAAAATCTGCTGGACAAACTTCTACTTATGCCTGGGAAGACGAACGTGATGAGGAAGAAGAGCAAAAAGAGTCTAAAACACTGCTCGACTTATTGGAATACATTCATAGTTTAGATAAACTGCTGAGCGCCATTAACGCCCGACGCAGTCAATATTCAAAAGGATAG
- a CDS encoding division/cell wall cluster transcriptional repressor MraZ: MFFFKGSTETKVDEKNRFVLPQQMRYGLVENGELEFTIALGLGGCLTIYRRSDIEKIVRGFQKKQHDARYQKFFTLFFSTLHHSTCDKLGRVVIPPVLRKAAKIQSEIVVAGVLNKIEIWPKEKYALELEEFLEGNDDSLSKMMEEAFALLDGEEDQVRLTPEQQVEYQEI; this comes from the coding sequence ATGTTCTTTTTTAAAGGATCAACAGAAACCAAAGTCGACGAGAAGAACCGGTTCGTTCTGCCTCAGCAGATGCGATATGGCCTTGTTGAAAATGGAGAACTCGAGTTCACCATTGCTCTTGGACTTGGTGGGTGTTTGACGATTTACAGACGGAGCGACATTGAGAAAATTGTCCGTGGTTTTCAAAAGAAACAGCACGATGCACGCTATCAAAAGTTTTTTACTCTTTTCTTTTCCACTCTCCACCACTCAACTTGCGATAAGTTGGGACGGGTTGTAATTCCACCTGTTCTGCGCAAAGCGGCAAAGATTCAGTCGGAAATTGTGGTGGCAGGAGTGCTAAACAAGATCGAAATCTGGCCAAAAGAGAAATATGCTCTTGAGCTTGAAGAGTTCTTGGAAGGAAATGACGACAGTCTTTCTAAAATGATGGAAGAGGCTTTTGCCCTTCTTGATGGAGAAGAGGATCAGGTACGTTTAACGCCTGAGCAGCAAGTGGAGTATCAGGAAATCTGA
- a CDS encoding FtsL-like putative cell division protein: protein MSRLLLIRLLLCILFSAFLLYSYIDKLNDITELKIEIPKLAEEVQVLREENAALILQIEKIENPQSLMEKMRQPEYSHLREPTHVIKIEEG, encoded by the coding sequence GTGAGCCGCCTACTACTCATTCGCTTACTCCTCTGCATTTTGTTTTCAGCTTTTCTGCTTTATTCGTATATTGACAAGTTGAACGATATTACTGAACTGAAAATCGAAATACCGAAACTTGCCGAAGAGGTTCAAGTGCTTCGAGAAGAAAACGCTGCACTGATTTTGCAAATCGAAAAAATCGAAAATCCTCAAAGCCTCATGGAAAAAATGCGCCAACCTGAGTACAGCCACTTACGAGAGCCAACCCATGTGATCAAGATCGAAGAAGGGTAG
- a CDS encoding peptidoglycan D,D-transpeptidase FtsI family protein codes for MDSKDSRRLVTLSLLVLLLFCFIIVQFYQLQIVEGDKWSRLAKQQHHFSISEPFKRGRFFGNSELKENHVGEPQVLVCDVKRYHLYVDPLSVPEPYREEIVENLQDIISLSWEEKNFIPEQFLKRSRSRKLKMWLTESEKGGIERWWRPYAKWKKIPLNALYFVEDYRRYYPYGKLLGSVLHSVRDDRDPETNQCFPTGGLELTLDRHLRGKPGKRLQLRSPRQPLESGVVVSHPENGADIYLTVEPYIQAIAEEEIEHAVRQVGAKSGWAVMMDPHTGEIIALAQYPGFEPANYRDYYNDLKRIEATKVHAITDCFEPGSTMKPISVAIAFLANKELERRGKESIFSPTEMIPVWDGAFPGRKVPIHDVGRHKYLNMYLGIQKSSNIYVAKLIQRVVATLGDQWYRQQLEEVFGFGQKTGIELPSEIEGMLPNPEKKYGSGKPQWSTPTPYSLSFGYNLLATSVQMLRAYGIIANGGWDVQPTLIKKIVKGDRVAFDHQDKLKGRKRLLDEDISRELIYALKSVTKPGGCASRADVPGYTEGGKTGTTEKIINGIYSKKHHFSSFVGFAPASNPRFVLLIAIDEPEYRYLPGIGKTFFGGRCATPAFSKIMYRTLKYLGIPEDDPHGYPLGDPRYDPKKADWMEQVEILKDLYGQWNYR; via the coding sequence ATGGACTCAAAAGATTCGCGCCGCCTAGTGACTCTTTCTTTGCTTGTCCTTCTTCTCTTTTGTTTCATTATTGTGCAGTTTTACCAGCTTCAAATTGTCGAAGGAGATAAGTGGTCTCGTCTAGCCAAACAACAGCACCATTTTTCAATTAGCGAACCGTTTAAACGGGGACGGTTTTTTGGAAATTCAGAGCTCAAAGAAAATCACGTTGGTGAGCCGCAAGTTCTCGTCTGCGATGTCAAAAGGTACCACCTTTACGTCGATCCATTGTCAGTTCCTGAGCCCTATCGAGAAGAAATTGTCGAGAATTTACAAGACATTATTTCTCTTTCCTGGGAGGAGAAAAATTTTATTCCCGAGCAATTTCTCAAGCGGTCTCGAAGTCGAAAGTTGAAAATGTGGCTGACAGAGTCAGAAAAGGGGGGAATAGAGCGTTGGTGGCGTCCCTATGCAAAATGGAAAAAAATTCCACTCAATGCCCTCTATTTTGTCGAAGATTACCGTCGCTATTACCCTTATGGAAAATTGCTTGGCAGCGTTTTGCACTCTGTGCGTGATGACCGAGATCCTGAAACGAACCAGTGTTTTCCAACTGGGGGATTAGAGCTTACACTTGATCGACATTTACGTGGAAAACCGGGGAAGCGGCTTCAACTCCGATCGCCTCGTCAACCCTTAGAAAGCGGAGTGGTGGTTTCCCATCCTGAAAATGGAGCCGATATTTATTTAACGGTTGAGCCGTATATTCAAGCCATTGCCGAAGAAGAGATCGAGCATGCAGTGAGACAAGTCGGAGCCAAGAGTGGTTGGGCAGTGATGATGGATCCTCATACGGGGGAAATCATTGCACTGGCGCAGTATCCAGGGTTTGAGCCTGCAAATTATCGGGATTACTATAATGATTTGAAGCGTATTGAAGCCACAAAAGTTCATGCGATCACCGATTGTTTTGAGCCAGGTTCGACGATGAAGCCGATTTCAGTTGCCATTGCATTTTTAGCGAACAAAGAACTTGAAAGGCGGGGAAAAGAATCGATTTTTTCTCCAACAGAAATGATTCCTGTTTGGGATGGAGCGTTTCCTGGAAGAAAAGTTCCCATTCATGATGTGGGACGGCACAAATATCTCAATATGTATTTGGGAATTCAAAAGTCTTCAAACATTTATGTCGCAAAGTTGATCCAACGGGTGGTTGCAACACTTGGAGATCAATGGTACCGGCAGCAATTAGAAGAGGTGTTTGGTTTTGGTCAAAAGACGGGAATCGAGCTTCCATCTGAAATTGAAGGGATGCTACCGAATCCAGAAAAGAAATACGGTTCAGGAAAGCCGCAGTGGTCAACTCCCACCCCCTACTCACTCTCTTTTGGATATAACCTTCTCGCCACAAGTGTGCAGATGCTTCGAGCCTATGGAATCATTGCGAATGGGGGGTGGGATGTCCAGCCAACACTGATAAAAAAAATTGTAAAAGGGGATCGGGTGGCGTTTGACCATCAAGACAAGTTGAAGGGGAGAAAGCGGCTTTTAGATGAGGACATTAGCCGAGAATTAATTTATGCGTTAAAATCAGTCACGAAACCAGGAGGTTGCGCAAGTCGCGCCGATGTTCCTGGTTATACAGAAGGGGGAAAAACGGGAACAACCGAAAAAATCATCAATGGGATTTATTCCAAAAAACACCATTTTTCGAGTTTTGTCGGTTTTGCTCCCGCCTCAAATCCTCGGTTTGTGCTTCTCATTGCAATTGATGAGCCTGAGTACAGATACTTACCTGGAATTGGGAAGACTTTTTTTGGTGGGAGATGTGCGACTCCTGCATTTAGTAAAATCATGTATCGCACTTTGAAATATTTGGGCATTCCCGAAGATGATCCTCATGGCTATCCATTAGGAGATCCCCGGTATGATCCAAAGAAAGCCGATTGGATGGAGCAAGTTGAAATCCTCAAGGATTTGTATGGGCAATGGAATTACCGTTAA